The stretch of DNA CTCGGCGGCCTTCGTCGGGGCCATGTCCGGCTGGATGACGGCGCTCATGCCCGGCCTGCCTTCACTCGGGGGTCGATGATCCGCTGGACGATGTCGGCGAGCAGGGTGCCGACGACGGTGGCGACGGCGATCACCAGGACGCAGCCCAGCAGGACCGGGTAGTCGGAGGACTGCGCGGCGGTCCAGAACAGCAGCCCCATGCCGGGGTAGTTGAAGAGCTGCTCGACGACCAGGGCGCCGCCGAAGAGCACCGGCACGTAGTAGCCGAGCATGGCGACCACGGGCGTCAGCGAGTTGCGGAACACGTGCCGCCACAGGATGGCGCGGGCGCGGGAGCCGCCCGCCCTGGCCGTGCGGACATAGTCCTCGGAGAGGTTCTCCAGGGTGGCCGCCCGCATGTAGCGGCTGAACACCGCGACCATGGAGGCCGCGCCCGCGACCACCGGCAGTACCAGGGCCTGCGGTTCGGAGAACACCTGGCCCAGCGTCTCGCCCTGCGGAGCCTGCGACGGGAACCACGCCAGCGCCTGGCTGAAGACCAGCACCAGGATCAGCCCGAGGAAGTACACGGGCGTGGAGTAGGCGATGAAGCTCAGCGTGGTGATGACGTAGTCCACCGGCTTGTTGCGGCGCACGGCCTGCCACATGCCCATCGGGATGGCGAGGACGAGGCCGACGAGAGCCGACAGCACGGTGAGGACCAGGGTCTTCGGCAGCCGCTCGGTGATGAGCTGGGAGACCGGCTCGTTGAGGGTGTACGAGGTCCCGAGGTCCCCGTGCAGCAGTTGGCCGAGGTAGTAGAAGTACTGCACGGGCAGGGGCTTGTCGAGACCCTGTTCGTGGTTGAAGTGGGCGATCTGCTGTGCGGTGGCCTGCGGCCCGAGGATCCCGCGCGCGGGGCCTCCGGGCAGGGCGTGCAGCAGGCCGAAGACGACGATCGTCACGATGACGATCACCGCGACGGCCTGGAGGACACGTCTGATCAGGTACGAGGAAGTACTCATGTGTTTTCCGGTCGCTTCGTGTCTGTGGCGCGCGCGGGCGTCACCTGGACATGGACGTCACTGGGACGTGGGTGCCGGCGTGGCGGGTGCCGGTGTGGCGCCGGCGCGCGAGGGGTGCGCGCGGGTCCCGGGGCGGCCCGGCCGGGTGGCCGGGCGGCTCCACAGGCCCGCGCGGGCACCGACCGGGCTTACTTGGTCCACTTCCACATGGCGGGGTGGAAGTTGGCGAGGGAGTCCTGGGCGAAGCCGCCGAGGCCGTCCCTGACCACGGAGATCTGGTAGTCGGGCTCCGGCAGCCAGACCACGGGGAGGTCCTTGGCGAGCGCGGCGCTGTACTTCTGCACCGCCTCGTTCGAGGAGGACGTGGTGGTCTCGGTGATCAGCTTGTCGACCTCGGCGTTGGAGTAGTTGCCGAAGTTGGAGCCGCCGCCGGTGGCGAACAGCGAGTCACCGCTCGGGTAGGCGGGGAAGTACCAGCTGCCGGCGGTGCCGAAGAAGGACAGCTGCCACTTGCAGCTCGACTGGTCGGCGGTGCACTGGCCGGCCTGCGACAGGACGGAGTTGACGGGGGCGGTCTTGATGCCGAACTTGATGCCGGTCTTCGCGAACGACGACTGCAGCGCGCTCATCATGTTGTCGGTCACGGTGGAGCCGGACTGGGACAGCACCTCCATCTCGAACTTGGTGCCCTTGTCGACGCCCGTGCCGCACTGGTTGTCGCCGGTGCCGGGGCTGGTGCACACCATGGTGCCGCCCTGCTCGGTCCAACCGTGGTCGGTGAGCAGCTTCTTCGCCTTGGCGGTGTCGAAGGGGTACGGGTTGTTCTTCTGCTCCGGGGAGACGAAGGACGAGTCCTGGCCCTGTGGGATCGGGCCGTAGGTGGAGACGGCGGTGCCGTTGAAGACCACCTTGGAGAGCGTGGTCTGGTCCACCGACATCTGGATCGCCTGGCGGGCGTACAGCTGCTTGAACACCGGGCCCATGGTGGGGTTGTTGAAGTTGTACGGCAGATAGGTGATCGCCCAGCCGGTCCACGGCTTCACCGAGTAGCCCTTGGCCTTGAAGGACGACTCCTGGCTCAGGTCGGTGGCGTTGATGTAGCCGTAGTCGACGGTGCCGGCGCGGAGGGCGTTCACCTCGGCCTCGGTGGTGGTGAACGGCAGCAGGTTGACGTTCTTGATGTTGGCCTTGCCGCCGCCGTCGTACTTCGTGTTGGCGGTCAGCTCGACCTTGCCCGCGGTGGAGAACGACTTGATGGTGTATGGGCCGCTGACCGTCTTCCACAGCGGGTCGGTCGCGTAGCCGGAGATCTTCTTGGCGACGTTGTTGAGGTACGTCCAGACCTTCTTGGCCCCGGCGGCGGTGCGGTCCAGGTCGGAGACGGCGCCGGAGTCGCTGGTCTTGTCCCAGACGTGCTGCGGCATCGTGCGGATCATGCTCAGCTCGTTGGCGAGCATCCACTCCTGGTTGTACGCCTTGTCGAAGGTGATCGTGAAGTGCGTGTCGTCGATGGTCTTGAAGGAGGTCCAGTTGTCCGGCGCCTTGCCCGGGCTGTAGCTTGCCCAGTCCGCCTTGTTGGCCTTGACCAGGTTGAACCAGAACTCCACGTCGCGCGAGGTGATCTGCTTGCCGTCGCTCCAGTGACGATCGCCGAGGGTGATCGTCACGCTCTTGCTGTCCGCGGCGAACTTCGCGTCGGTGGCCAGCGAGTTGTCCTTGTTCCAGCCGACCTTGCCGGTGGAACCGTCGTACGCGATCAGCGGCTCCCAGACGGCCTGGGATATGGAGGAGTTGTTGGTGTTCAGGTGCGAGGCGGTGCCGACCGGGAGGATCCAGTTCGGCGTGAAGTTCGCCGGGAGGGCGTAGTTGATGGTGTCCGACGACGCCGAGCCCGAGGACGAGTTACCACCGCCGGAACAGCCGGTGAGCAGCGCGCCGGTGGTGACGGCGGCACCCGCGACGAGGGCCCAGCGGCGGCCGGCCGCCGTATGAGCAAGGAACATGGCTCTCCTCAGAGTGAAAGGACCCGTCCCGGGAGACCGGGTCGGCGCCGCGGGGTCGGCGCTGTGTACGGCGACAGTCAACGACGGACGAGCCAAACAAACAAACAAGAATTAGTAAAAAGTAAGGTCCTGCGGACTCGATAAAAGTCACATCCATCCACTCCAGACGCCTCAGCCGATGCCAATGTGTCAATTTGAGCCGATTTCACCTGCGTCAACACTCTCCACTTTCTCCATGGAGCTGTTCCCCGCCCACCTGATCGGGCGTACTGTCTCCGTCACACCCATCGTTGCGGAAGTTACTTCGTACATGACTGAAATAAGTGCACGGGACCGCAAGACCACCAAGGGCGTGTCCCCGAAGGGCACGACCGCCCTCGCCACGCGGGTCCTCGAACTCGTCGCCTCGGGCCAGGCGTCGTCCCGCGCCGAACTCGCGGAACTCCTCGGCACGGCCGCCTCCACCATCTCCTTGACCGTGGCTCAGTTGGTCGAGCGCGGGCTCATCGCCGAGGAGGGCACCCAGTCCTCCACCGGCGGCCGCCCCCGCAGGGTCCTCAGGGTGGGCAGCAACGACGAGTACGCCGTCGCCGCCGACGTCGGCGGCCGCCATGCTCGGATCGGTGTGGTGCTCCCTGGCGGCGGTGTCCGTGATGTCGCCAACGTCCCGTTCGAGGTCGCCGACGGTCCCGAGGCCGCCCTGCCGAGGCTCGTCGAGCACCTGGAGTCCCTCGTCGAGCAGCGTGGACGCGACGGGCTCCGGGGCGTCGGGCTCTCCCTGCCCGGGCCGGTGGACGTCGCCTCCGGCGCCGTCGTCCTGCCGTCCCGGATGCTCGGCTGGAACCGCTTCCCGGTCGCCGCTTGGCTGGAGGAGCGCTTCGGGGTCCCGGCCGCCGTCGACAACGACGCCAACTGCATGGCGGTCGGCGAGCAGAGCGTCAGGCCCGCCGAACACCGGCAGTCGATCATGGTGAAGATCGGCTCGGCGATCGGTGCCGGCGTCATCGCCGACGGTCGCCTCTACCGGGGCGCCACCGGAGCCGCCGGCGACATCACCCACATCCGCATCGACGGCGGCGCCGACATCCCCTGCTCCTGCGGCAACACCGGCTGCCTGGAGACGGTGGCGTCCGGCGCCGCGCTCGTCCGCATCCTGCGCGAACGCGGTCTCGACGTCGCCGGCCTGGAGGACGTGGTACGGCTCGCCACCGACGCCGACCCGGAAGCCACCCGCGCCGTCCGCAGGGCAGGCGACCACCTCGGCCAGGTGCTCGCCGCCAACGTCAACTTCTTCAACCCGGACGCCGTCTACCTCGGCGGCATCCTCTCCACCCTCGAACCGTTCGTCGCCGCGGTGCGCAGCAAGCTCTACGAGAGCTGCCACCCGCTGGTGACCCAACACCTCACCATCGAGCGGGCCAGTCTCGGCGCCGACGCCGGCCTGGTCGGCGCCGGACTCTTCGCCCTGCAGCGTGCCCTGACCCGCGCCCTCGGCGACATCGGCCGCACCACCCCCGGCGCCGACCGGCAGCACACCGCCGCGGGCCGCGGAGGGATCTGACGCCACTGCAAAAAGCCTGACAGTCACGGAAATTACTCCGCGCACGCGGCGACATACCTGCCCGGGAACCGCGGCCCGTACTCCGGCTCCCGGGCGATCCCCCGGTCCCGGCCCCCGAGCCCTGAAACCCAGGGACCTGTCCCGGGGAGTCCCCGCACCCGCTTGGATACCGACGTCCGCGGCACGCCCCCTCGTGGCGGGCCGCGCAACGAGCCTCACGCACCACACCCCGTCCGAGGAGCCATGTCGCACACCCGCACCCCCGCCGCCCGCCCGGTCATCGCCGTCGCCGGGCTCGGCATCGAGTCCTCCACCTTCTCCCCCGCCCGCACCGAGGCCCCCGCCTTCCACCCCTCGCGCGGCGCCGAGATCTTCGACCGGTACCCCTTCCTCGCCCCTGGCGAGGAACTGCGTGAGGCCGCCGAATGGCACGGCGCTCTGGTCGGCAAGTCGCTGCCCGGCGGCACCGTCACCGCCGCCGCCTGGACCGCGCTCACCGAGGAGCTCATCGAACGCCTCGCCGCGCTGCCCCGGTTGGACGGCCTCTGGTACGACATCCACGGCGCCATGACCGTGGAGGGAATCGACGACGCCGAGGCCGCGCTGCTGGAGCGGATCCGCGCCACCGTCGGCCCCGACGTGATCGTCTCCACCTCGATGGACCTGCACGGCAACGTCTCCCGCGAACTCGCCCACCGCAGCGACCTGATCACCTGTTACAGGATGGCCCCGCACGAGGACCACATGGAGACCAAGGAGCGTGCCGTCCGCAACCTGGTCGACCTGCTGGCGTCCGGCGCCCCCCGCCCGGTCAAGGCGTGGGTCCCGGTCCCGGTGCTGCTGGCCGGCGAGCAGACCTCCACCCGAATCGAACCCGCGAAGAGCGTGTACGCGGCGGTCGACGAGGTCGAGGCCGCCGACGGCGTGACGGACGCCGCCGTCTGGGTCGGCTACGCCTGGGCCGACGAACCCCGCAACCGCGCCGTCGTGGTCGTCACCGGCGACGACACGGCGGCGGTCTCGGCCGGGGCCGAACGACTCGCCCGGGGCTTCTGGAACGCCCGCCACGACTTCGACTTCGTGGCCCCGACCGGCACCTACGACGAACTCCTCGACGAGGCCCTCGCCTCCGACCAGCGGCCGTACTTCATCAGCGACACCGGCGACAACCCCACCGCGGGCGGCGCCGGTGACGTCACCTGGGGCCTGACCCGGCTGCTGGAGCGCCCCGAGTTCCAGAAGGAGGACGGGCCGACCGTCATCTACGCCTCGGTACCCGGCCCTGCCGCGATCGAGACCGCCGTCGCCGCCGGGGTCGGCGCCACCGTCACCGTCAGCGCCGGCGCCGAGGTCGACGACCGGCACGCCGGTCCCGTCACCCTCACCGGCGTGGTCCACGCGATCCG from Streptomyces sp. 6-11-2 encodes:
- a CDS encoding ABC transporter permease — its product is MSTSSYLIRRVLQAVAVIVIVTIVVFGLLHALPGGPARGILGPQATAQQIAHFNHEQGLDKPLPVQYFYYLGQLLHGDLGTSYTLNEPVSQLITERLPKTLVLTVLSALVGLVLAIPMGMWQAVRRNKPVDYVITTLSFIAYSTPVYFLGLILVLVFSQALAWFPSQAPQGETLGQVFSEPQALVLPVVAGAASMVAVFSRYMRAATLENLSEDYVRTARAGGSRARAILWRHVFRNSLTPVVAMLGYYVPVLFGGALVVEQLFNYPGMGLLFWTAAQSSDYPVLLGCVLVIAVATVVGTLLADIVQRIIDPRVKAGRA
- a CDS encoding M81 family metallopeptidase, whose translation is MSHTRTPAARPVIAVAGLGIESSTFSPARTEAPAFHPSRGAEIFDRYPFLAPGEELREAAEWHGALVGKSLPGGTVTAAAWTALTEELIERLAALPRLDGLWYDIHGAMTVEGIDDAEAALLERIRATVGPDVIVSTSMDLHGNVSRELAHRSDLITCYRMAPHEDHMETKERAVRNLVDLLASGAPRPVKAWVPVPVLLAGEQTSTRIEPAKSVYAAVDEVEAADGVTDAAVWVGYAWADEPRNRAVVVVTGDDTAAVSAGAERLARGFWNARHDFDFVAPTGTYDELLDEALASDQRPYFISDTGDNPTAGGAGDVTWGLTRLLERPEFQKEDGPTVIYASVPGPAAIETAVAAGVGATVTVSAGAEVDDRHAGPVTLTGVVHAIRHGDRDAGTEVVIRAGSVYAILTGLRKPYHHEHDFTDLDLDPRSADIVIVKIGYLEPELFDMSVGWKMALTPGGVDQDLVRLGHRRIRRPMFPFDRDMADPDLTARIIPASDQPLTGDDE
- a CDS encoding peptide ABC transporter substrate-binding protein; translated protein: MFLAHTAAGRRWALVAGAAVTTGALLTGCSGGGNSSSGSASSDTINYALPANFTPNWILPVGTASHLNTNNSSISQAVWEPLIAYDGSTGKVGWNKDNSLATDAKFAADSKSVTITLGDRHWSDGKQITSRDVEFWFNLVKANKADWASYSPGKAPDNWTSFKTIDDTHFTITFDKAYNQEWMLANELSMIRTMPQHVWDKTSDSGAVSDLDRTAAGAKKVWTYLNNVAKKISGYATDPLWKTVSGPYTIKSFSTAGKVELTANTKYDGGGKANIKNVNLLPFTTTEAEVNALRAGTVDYGYINATDLSQESSFKAKGYSVKPWTGWAITYLPYNFNNPTMGPVFKQLYARQAIQMSVDQTTLSKVVFNGTAVSTYGPIPQGQDSSFVSPEQKNNPYPFDTAKAKKLLTDHGWTEQGGTMVCTSPGTGDNQCGTGVDKGTKFEMEVLSQSGSTVTDNMMSALQSSFAKTGIKFGIKTAPVNSVLSQAGQCTADQSSCKWQLSFFGTAGSWYFPAYPSGDSLFATGGGSNFGNYSNAEVDKLITETTTSSSNEAVQKYSAALAKDLPVVWLPEPDYQISVVRDGLGGFAQDSLANFHPAMWKWTK
- a CDS encoding ROK family transcriptional regulator, with translation MTEISARDRKTTKGVSPKGTTALATRVLELVASGQASSRAELAELLGTAASTISLTVAQLVERGLIAEEGTQSSTGGRPRRVLRVGSNDEYAVAADVGGRHARIGVVLPGGGVRDVANVPFEVADGPEAALPRLVEHLESLVEQRGRDGLRGVGLSLPGPVDVASGAVVLPSRMLGWNRFPVAAWLEERFGVPAAVDNDANCMAVGEQSVRPAEHRQSIMVKIGSAIGAGVIADGRLYRGATGAAGDITHIRIDGGADIPCSCGNTGCLETVASGAALVRILRERGLDVAGLEDVVRLATDADPEATRAVRRAGDHLGQVLAANVNFFNPDAVYLGGILSTLEPFVAAVRSKLYESCHPLVTQHLTIERASLGADAGLVGAGLFALQRALTRALGDIGRTTPGADRQHTAAGRGGI